The Mesotoga sp. UBA6090 genome includes a window with the following:
- a CDS encoding transposase, whose product MPRAARVVFEGVVHHITQRGNYRQNIFEDSADRKKYIEFVGEYSTKYQMKIYAYCLMTNHVHFLAAPLRRDSLATTFKYPNMRYSSYFNKKNRRSGHLTGKVLFLSAAS is encoded by the coding sequence ATGCCGAGGGCTGCTCGGGTTGTATTCGAAGGTGTTGTTCATCACATTACTCAGAGAGGCAATTACAGGCAGAACATATTTGAGGATTCTGCCGACAGGAAGAAGTACATCGAGTTCGTCGGCGAGTATTCTACAAAGTATCAGATGAAGATCTACGCTTACTGTCTTATGACCAATCATGTTCATTTCTTAGCGGCTCCCCTAAGAAGAGACTCCCTGGCAACGACTTTCAAGTACCCTAATATGAGGTACTCCAGCTATTTCAATAAGAAGAACCGGAGATCGGGTCATCTGACAGGAAAGGTTCTATTCCTGTCCGCTGCATCATGA